The following proteins are co-located in the Dehalococcoidales bacterium genome:
- the smpB gene encoding SsrA-binding protein SmpB, with product MAIKTVVTNRKAYHNYHIGESVEAGIVLTGTEIKSIRAGRVSLGDAYVKPEGGELWLLNAHIARYEAGSYMSHEPTRPRKLLLHRKQIDSLAGNIQEKGLTLVPLKLYIKDSLAKLEIALAKGKKMYDKREAIARRQTDREIGRAIKRHR from the coding sequence GTGGCAATAAAGACGGTAGTTACCAACCGTAAGGCATATCATAACTATCATATCGGGGAGAGTGTTGAGGCTGGCATTGTACTTACCGGTACTGAAATAAAGTCAATCAGGGCCGGCAGGGTGAGTCTTGGCGATGCCTATGTTAAACCCGAGGGTGGGGAGTTGTGGCTGTTGAATGCCCATATCGCCCGTTATGAAGCGGGCAGCTATATGAGTCATGAGCCGACCCGGCCCCGTAAGCTTCTTCTGCACCGTAAGCAGATTGATAGTTTAGCCGGTAACATACAGGAGAAGGGGCTGACCTTAGTCCCGCTCAAGCTGTATATTAAGGATAGCCTCGCCAAGCTTGAGATAGCCCTGGCGAAGGGCAAGAAGATGTACGATAAGCGGGAGGCGATCGCCCGCCGCCAGACGGATAGGGAAATCGGGCGTGCTATCAAGAGACACCGCTAA
- the nadB gene encoding L-aspartate oxidase codes for MDTYDYIIVGTGIAGLYTALMAKEQGSVLVITKGSVEDCNTRHAQGGIAAAIGKDDSKELHLRDTLAAGDGLCDAEAVRILVSEAPARIADLVNLEVPFDTANGEIALTREAAHSVPRILHAGGDATGEHIEVTLSRRVRASQIQVLEDCLVTEILVENGVVNGVRALDCRTGSFEEFGCRFLVLATGGAGHLYKLSTNSDIATGDGVALAFKAGAEIADMEFFQFHPTALRMPGVTPFLISESVRGEGGVLRNVDGYRFMPDYTPEADLAPRDVVTRSILYEMRKTASDRVFVDVTHLPPNLITTRFPNIYRFCLVRGLDITRGLIPVAPAAHYLMGGVKTNTWGETNIIGLFVIGEASCTGVHGANRLASNSLLEAVVFSQRVVERTTRDTVPEIAKTEKDTAVRHSLSKRQVLKDVPPPNLSALQELHWDKVGIIRDKASLNEALDILAAWQKCLPEPTDRPSYELNNLAMTGRLVAEAALLRKESRGAHFRSDFPKSSPDWQHHLILVNQ; via the coding sequence ATGGACACGTATGACTATATTATCGTCGGCACCGGCATTGCCGGGCTTTACACCGCCCTGATGGCAAAAGAGCAGGGTAGTGTGCTGGTTATCACCAAGGGTAGTGTCGAGGATTGTAACACCAGGCATGCTCAGGGTGGTATCGCCGCTGCCATTGGCAAGGATGATTCCAAGGAGCTTCATTTACGGGATACTCTGGCCGCCGGGGATGGTTTGTGTGATGCCGAAGCGGTGCGTATTCTAGTCAGCGAGGCCCCGGCACGTATTGCCGACCTGGTTAATCTCGAGGTGCCTTTTGATACTGCCAATGGTGAGATTGCGTTGACCAGGGAAGCGGCGCATAGCGTTCCCCGTATCCTCCACGCGGGAGGTGATGCCACCGGCGAGCATATCGAGGTTACCCTGAGCCGTCGGGTGCGCGCATCTCAGATACAGGTGCTTGAGGACTGTCTGGTCACCGAGATTCTGGTCGAGAATGGGGTGGTCAATGGGGTACGGGCTCTTGACTGTCGTACCGGCTCCTTTGAGGAGTTCGGCTGTCGCTTTCTCGTTCTGGCTACCGGCGGCGCCGGGCATCTCTACAAGTTAAGTACCAACTCTGATATCGCCACCGGTGACGGCGTCGCGCTGGCCTTCAAGGCCGGTGCCGAAATAGCGGATATGGAGTTCTTCCAGTTTCATCCCACTGCCCTTCGTATGCCGGGAGTAACTCCGTTTCTTATCTCGGAATCAGTCCGTGGCGAGGGAGGCGTGCTGCGCAATGTCGATGGCTATCGCTTTATGCCCGACTATACCCCGGAGGCTGATCTGGCACCGCGGGATGTGGTTACCCGCAGTATTCTCTACGAGATGAGGAAGACGGCCTCGGACAGGGTCTTCGTCGATGTCACCCATCTGCCTCCCAATTTAATAACTACCCGGTTTCCCAATATCTATCGGTTTTGTCTGGTGCGTGGTCTGGATATCACCCGTGGTCTGATACCGGTGGCGCCGGCCGCCCATTACCTGATGGGCGGTGTGAAGACCAATACCTGGGGGGAAACCAATATCATCGGTCTATTTGTCATCGGAGAAGCCTCCTGTACCGGGGTGCACGGTGCCAACCGCCTGGCTTCAAACTCTCTCCTGGAGGCGGTAGTCTTCAGCCAGCGGGTTGTCGAGAGGACGACCAGGGATACCGTACCTGAGATAGCCAAAACAGAAAAAGATACCGCAGTGCGACACTCATTGAGTAAACGTCAGGTGCTTAAGGATGTACCGCCGCCCAATCTATCCGCATTGCAGGAGCTGCACTGGGACAAGGTTGGCATTATCCGTGATAAAGCGAGCCTTAACGAGGCGCTGGATATCCTGGCTGCCTGGCAGAAGTGCCTGCCCGAGCCCACTGACCGGCCCTCCTATGAGCTGAACAACCTGGCGATGACCGGCCGTCTGGTTGCCGAGGCTGCTCTGCTCAGGAAGGAGAGCAGGGGTGCTCATTTCCGCTCCGATTTTCCCAAGAGCTCGCCCGATTGGCAACATCACCTGATACTGGTCAATCAATAA
- a CDS encoding Fe-S-containing hydro-lyase: protein MVKKIMLPLTDEAIKDLKTGDDVLLSGVVYVARDAAHKRMIEALESGEPLPFDIRGQTIYYMGPSPARRGQVIGSAGPTTSGRMDSYSPRLLAEGLKGMIGKGMRSREVKDAIKQYKAVYFAVVGGAGALASRNISKSEVIAYEELGAEAVRRLEVADFPVRVINDIYGGDLYQEGKARYRVDQE from the coding sequence ATGGTGAAGAAGATTATGCTTCCGCTGACTGACGAAGCCATTAAGGATCTTAAGACCGGGGATGACGTCTTACTGAGCGGTGTGGTCTACGTTGCCCGGGACGCCGCTCATAAAAGGATGATTGAGGCGCTGGAGTCGGGAGAGCCCCTGCCCTTCGATATCAGAGGACAGACGATATACTATATGGGTCCTTCTCCGGCCAGGCGGGGTCAGGTAATCGGCTCGGCTGGTCCTACCACCAGCGGTCGTATGGACAGCTACTCGCCCCGGTTGCTCGCTGAGGGTCTTAAGGGAATGATCGGCAAGGGTATGCGCTCACGGGAAGTGAAGGATGCCATCAAGCAGTATAAGGCGGTTTACTTCGCCGTAGTGGGCGGTGCCGGTGCCCTCGCCTCGCGCAATATTAGTAAGTCAGAGGTAATTGCCTACGAAGAACTGGGAGCAGAGGCAGTCCGCCGACTGGAGGTAGCAGATTTCCCGGTCAGGGTAATCAATGACATCTACGGCGGTGATCTCTACCAGGAGGGAAAGGCCAGGTACAGGGTAGACCAGGAGTAA
- a CDS encoding fumarate hydratase — MREIDAREITSTVSRLFQEACYILPDDVLNALERARQIEESPIGCEVLDIILRNADISAKEQIPLCQDTGDAVVFLELGQDVHIVGGDLYSAINEGVRHGYTQGYLRKSMVSRPFSARVNTKDNTPAIIHTDIVPGDRLRIIAKPKGGGAENMSSLAMLSLAQGRRGVIDFVVKAVDEAGSNPCPPIIVGVGIGGTVEKAMMLAKRALLRKVGEPNPDTETAELEREILGRVNKLGIGPMGYGGRITALAVHIEVFPTHMASLPVAVNLECHSCRHREALL; from the coding sequence GTGAGAGAGATTGATGCCAGGGAAATAACCAGTACGGTATCGCGGCTCTTTCAGGAGGCTTGTTATATCCTACCTGATGACGTGCTTAATGCCCTCGAGCGGGCGCGACAGATCGAAGAATCGCCGATCGGATGTGAAGTGCTGGATATTATATTGAGGAATGCCGATATCTCGGCTAAGGAGCAGATTCCTCTCTGCCAGGATACTGGAGACGCCGTGGTTTTCCTGGAGCTGGGGCAGGATGTCCACATAGTCGGTGGCGACCTTTACTCGGCAATCAATGAGGGAGTGCGGCATGGCTATACCCAGGGCTATCTGCGTAAATCGATGGTGAGCCGGCCTTTTTCCGCCAGGGTTAATACCAAGGATAATACCCCTGCTATTATCCATACCGATATTGTCCCCGGTGATAGATTGAGGATTATTGCCAAGCCCAAGGGCGGCGGTGCTGAGAACATGTCGTCTCTGGCTATGTTATCCCTGGCGCAGGGTCGCCGGGGAGTGATTGACTTTGTGGTCAAGGCTGTTGATGAAGCGGGCAGCAATCCCTGTCCTCCGATTATCGTCGGCGTCGGTATCGGAGGTACTGTAGAAAAGGCGATGATGCTGGCGAAGCGGGCTTTGCTGCGTAAGGTTGGTGAGCCCAATCCCGATACCGAGACCGCTGAACTGGAACGCGAAATTCTCGGGCGGGTGAATAAACTGGGTATTGGTCCCATGGGCTATGGCGGTCGTATTACCGCTCTGGCAGTTCATATCGAGGTCTTCCCGACTCACATGGCCAGCCTGCCGGTGGCGGTTAACCTGGAGTGTCATAGCTGTCGTCATAGGGAGGCTCTTCTTTAG
- the mdh gene encoding malate dehydrogenase: MNKISIIGAGNVGALCAQRIADRGYADIVLLDIVEGLAEGKGLDILESLPVSGLDTRIIGTSKYQETAASDVVVITSGVARKPGMTRDDLLLTNMKIVSEVTRKVLSHSLDPVIIVATNPVDAMTYLVRHISGLSRNRVFGLSGVLDTSRLRSFIAEELNVSVEDVFACILGQHGDAAVVIPRLTTVHAIPITRLLAGDIVDRLVERSIKGGAEIVGLLKTGSASFAPSAAIAHMVDAVVLDKKQILPCSTCLEGEYGLRDTAIGVPVKLGRDGIEQVVELDLTDDERETLAASANVVREMVKVMGL; this comes from the coding sequence ATGAACAAGATCAGTATTATCGGGGCGGGTAATGTCGGTGCCCTCTGTGCTCAGCGTATTGCCGATAGAGGCTATGCTGATATAGTACTGCTGGATATTGTCGAAGGGTTGGCCGAGGGTAAGGGGCTGGACATCCTGGAGTCACTGCCTGTCTCCGGCCTGGATACCCGCATAATCGGCACCAGCAAGTATCAGGAAACCGCTGCTTCTGACGTGGTCGTCATCACCTCGGGTGTTGCCCGTAAACCGGGAATGACCCGTGATGATTTGCTGCTCACCAATATGAAGATTGTCAGCGAGGTTACTCGCAAGGTGTTGAGTCACTCTCTCGATCCTGTTATCATCGTAGCGACTAACCCGGTGGATGCGATGACCTATCTGGTGAGGCATATCAGCGGTCTGTCTCGAAACAGAGTGTTCGGACTGTCCGGAGTCCTGGATACCAGCCGGTTGAGGAGCTTTATTGCCGAAGAGCTTAACGTCTCGGTAGAGGATGTATTCGCCTGTATCCTGGGTCAGCATGGCGATGCTGCGGTGGTCATTCCCAGATTGACCACCGTCCATGCTATTCCGATAACCAGGCTTCTGGCCGGTGATATCGTTGACCGGCTGGTAGAGCGTTCTATCAAGGGTGGTGCTGAGATTGTCGGCTTGCTGAAGACGGGTAGCGCCTCTTTTGCTCCCTCGGCGGCTATTGCTCATATGGTAGATGCCGTTGTCCTGGATAAGAAGCAAATTCTACCCTGCTCCACCTGTCTGGAGGGGGAATACGGTCTCAGGGACACTGCTATTGGCGTGCCGGTAAAACTGGGCAGGGATGGTATTGAACAGGTTGTCGAGCTGGATCTGACTGATGATGAGAGAGAGACACTGGCTGCTTCGGCTAATGTGGTGCGGGAGATGGTAAAAGTAATGGGGTTGTGA